A region from the Variovorax sp. V93 genome encodes:
- the ppa gene encoding inorganic diphosphatase: protein MSFDKVSPGKNIPDAFNVVIEIPMNADPIKYEVDKESGAIFVDRFMTTAMYYPANYGYVPQTLSGDGDPVDVLVIAPYPLLPGVVVPCRPLGILMMEDEAGVDGKVLAVPTDKVLPIYSHWKSVDDVNPMRLKAISHFFEHYKDLEAGKWVKVLGWEGIDAAKKEVVDGIAAYKK, encoded by the coding sequence ATGTCCTTCGACAAAGTCTCCCCCGGCAAGAACATCCCCGACGCCTTCAATGTCGTGATCGAAATCCCGATGAACGCCGACCCGATCAAGTACGAAGTCGACAAGGAATCGGGTGCGATCTTCGTGGACCGCTTCATGACGACCGCGATGTACTACCCGGCCAACTACGGCTACGTGCCGCAGACCCTCTCCGGCGATGGCGACCCGGTCGACGTGCTGGTGATCGCGCCGTATCCGCTCTTGCCCGGCGTCGTGGTGCCGTGCCGTCCGCTCGGCATCCTGATGATGGAAGACGAAGCCGGCGTCGACGGCAAGGTGCTGGCCGTGCCCACCGACAAGGTGCTGCCGATCTACAGCCACTGGAAGTCGGTCGACGACGTGAACCCGATGCGCCTGAAGGCCATCAGCCACTTCTTCGAGCACTACAAGGACCTGGAAGCCGGCAAATGGGTCAAGGTGCTGGGCTGGGAAGGCATCGACGCGGCCAAGAAGGAAGTCGTCGACGGCATCGCTGCCTACAAGAAGTAA
- a CDS encoding GNAT family N-acetyltransferase, translating to MNDYVIRVVASLSDLDPKAWNALLSAEAQPSPFMRHEYLSALHDSGSASPESGWMPQFITLWRGDELRAACPAYIKTHSYGEYVFDWAWANAYEQHGLAYYPKAVVAVPFTPVPGARLLARDAQDRTLLVQALVAWCRKEELSSLHLLFGAEADIAACTEAGLMLRNTVQFHWTNAAPGESGETAGYADFEAFLASLSHDKRKKIRQERRKVAEAGVTFRWSRGAHIARADWDFFYRCYARTYREHGNPPYLSRDFFQRMADTMPEAWLLFIAEREGKPIAASLIALSTHGEDALVAYGRYWGAVERVDCLHFEACYYQPLAWCIAHGARRFEGGAQGEHKMARALMPVKTTSAHWLAHPGFADAVERFLEREGEGIENYMDHLGERSPFKAG from the coding sequence TTGAACGATTATGTCATCCGGGTGGTGGCGTCGCTGTCGGACCTGGACCCGAAAGCATGGAACGCCCTCCTCTCAGCCGAGGCGCAGCCCTCGCCCTTCATGCGCCATGAATACCTTTCGGCGCTGCACGACAGCGGCAGCGCCTCGCCCGAAAGCGGCTGGATGCCGCAGTTCATCACCCTGTGGCGCGGCGACGAACTGCGGGCAGCCTGCCCGGCCTACATCAAGACCCACTCCTATGGCGAGTATGTCTTCGACTGGGCCTGGGCCAATGCCTACGAGCAGCACGGGCTTGCCTACTATCCCAAGGCGGTGGTGGCCGTGCCGTTCACGCCGGTGCCCGGCGCACGCCTGCTGGCGCGCGATGCGCAAGACCGCACGCTGCTGGTGCAGGCGCTGGTGGCCTGGTGCAGGAAGGAAGAACTCTCGTCGCTGCATCTGCTGTTCGGCGCGGAGGCGGACATCGCCGCCTGCACCGAAGCGGGCCTGATGCTGCGCAACACGGTGCAGTTCCACTGGACGAATGCCGCCCCGGGAGAGTCGGGCGAAACAGCCGGCTACGCGGACTTCGAGGCCTTTCTCGCCAGCCTGTCCCACGACAAGCGCAAGAAGATCCGCCAGGAGCGCCGCAAGGTGGCCGAAGCCGGCGTGACCTTTCGCTGGTCGCGCGGCGCCCACATCGCCCGCGCGGACTGGGACTTCTTCTACCGCTGCTATGCGCGCACCTATCGCGAGCATGGCAACCCGCCCTACCTCTCGCGCGACTTCTTCCAGCGCATGGCCGACACCATGCCCGAAGCCTGGCTGCTGTTCATCGCCGAGCGCGAGGGAAAGCCGATTGCCGCGAGCCTGATCGCGCTGTCCACGCACGGGGAGGACGCGCTGGTGGCCTACGGCCGCTACTGGGGCGCCGTGGAGCGCGTCGACTGCCTGCATTTCGAGGCCTGCTACTACCAGCCGCTGGCCTGGTGCATTGCGCATGGCGCCAGGCGCTTCGAAGGCGGCGCGCAGGGCGAGCACAAGATGGCGCGCGCATTGATGCCGGTAAAGACCACCAGCGCCCACTGGCTCGCGCACCCCGGCTTCGCCGACGCGGTCGAGCGCTTTCTCGAGCGCGAGGGCGAAGGCATCGAGAACTACATGGACCACCTGGGCGAACGCAGCCCGTTCAAGGCCGGCTGA
- a CDS encoding NAD+ synthase: MTLKLAIAQLNFVVGDLAGNAKKIVDAARQAHAQGARLLLTPELSIAGYAAEDLFLRPAFTEACDDAVKGIAAALADLKDMVVVVGHPTGGSLRSRSVAVQMRYNAASVIKEGRILETYAKRELPNYQVFDERRYFTPGQGTSVFEAGGVSVGVLICEDAWFDEPAELARAAGAEVLAVINASPYHVGKEGERVARMADRARAVGLPLVYAHLVGGQDEVVFDGASFALQADGELAMQAESFKESLVFMQLERSPQGVDVVAAPSAIAAPREAEAQLWDALVLGVRDYIGKNGFPGAILGLSGGIDSALVLAVAVDALGKDKVRAVMMPSPYTADISWIDAREMATRLGVRYDEISIKHTFESFKGALADEFKGLPEDTAEENLQARIRGTLLMALSNKFGSIVLTTGNKSEMATGYCTLYGDMAGGFAVIKDLLKTTVFALARWRNAHDPYGTGASPIPDRIITRPPSAELRPDQTDQDSLPPYDILDGILARYMQDDEGIDEIIAAGYERAVVERVARLIKINEYKRRQAPVGIRVTHRSFGKDWRYPITSKFNETAGAQKP; the protein is encoded by the coding sequence ATGACGCTCAAGCTCGCCATCGCGCAACTCAATTTTGTGGTGGGCGACCTCGCCGGCAACGCGAAAAAAATCGTCGATGCCGCGCGCCAGGCCCATGCCCAAGGTGCGCGTCTTCTGCTGACGCCCGAACTCTCGATCGCCGGCTATGCGGCGGAGGATCTGTTCCTGCGTCCCGCCTTCACCGAAGCTTGCGATGATGCCGTGAAAGGCATTGCCGCCGCGCTGGCCGATCTCAAAGACATGGTCGTGGTGGTGGGGCATCCGACGGGCGGCAGCCTGCGCAGCCGTTCGGTGGCGGTGCAGATGCGCTACAACGCCGCCAGCGTCATCAAGGAAGGCCGCATCCTCGAGACCTACGCCAAGCGCGAACTGCCGAACTACCAGGTGTTCGACGAGCGCCGCTACTTCACGCCGGGGCAGGGCACCAGCGTGTTCGAGGCCGGCGGCGTCTCGGTGGGCGTGCTGATCTGCGAGGACGCCTGGTTCGACGAGCCGGCCGAACTGGCCCGCGCTGCGGGCGCCGAAGTGCTGGCCGTCATCAACGCTTCGCCGTACCACGTCGGCAAGGAGGGCGAGCGCGTGGCGCGGATGGCCGATCGCGCCCGCGCCGTCGGGCTGCCGCTGGTCTACGCGCATCTGGTGGGTGGGCAGGACGAAGTGGTCTTCGACGGCGCCTCCTTTGCGCTGCAGGCCGACGGCGAGCTGGCCATGCAGGCCGAGAGTTTCAAGGAGAGCCTGGTCTTCATGCAGCTGGAGCGCTCGCCCCAGGGCGTGGATGTGGTGGCGGCGCCTTCGGCCATCGCTGCGCCGCGCGAAGCGGAAGCCCAGCTGTGGGATGCACTGGTACTGGGCGTGCGCGACTACATCGGCAAGAACGGCTTTCCCGGCGCCATCCTGGGGCTCTCGGGCGGCATCGACTCCGCATTGGTGCTTGCCGTCGCGGTCGATGCGCTCGGCAAGGACAAGGTGCGTGCCGTCATGATGCCTTCGCCTTACACCGCCGACATCAGCTGGATCGACGCGCGCGAGATGGCCACGCGCCTGGGCGTGCGCTACGACGAGATCTCGATCAAGCACACCTTCGAGTCGTTCAAGGGCGCACTCGCTGATGAGTTCAAGGGCCTGCCCGAAGACACGGCCGAGGAGAACCTCCAGGCCCGCATCCGCGGCACGCTTTTGATGGCGCTGTCGAACAAGTTCGGCTCGATCGTTCTCACCACCGGCAACAAGAGCGAGATGGCCACCGGCTACTGCACGCTCTATGGCGACATGGCGGGGGGCTTCGCGGTCATCAAGGACCTGCTGAAGACCACCGTCTTCGCGCTGGCCCGCTGGCGCAATGCCCACGACCCGTACGGCACCGGCGCCTCGCCGATTCCCGACCGCATCATTACGCGGCCCCCGAGCGCCGAGCTGCGGCCCGACCAGACCGACCAGGACAGCCTGCCGCCCTACGACATCCTCGACGGCATCCTGGCACGCTACATGCAGGACGACGAGGGCATCGACGAGATCATCGCCGCCGGCTACGAGCGCGCGGTGGTCGAGCGGGTTGCGCGGCTCATCAAGATCAACGAATACAAGCGGCGCCAGGCGCCTGTGGGCATTCGGGTGACCCATCGAAGCTTCGGCAAGGATTGGCGTTACCCTATCACCAGCAAGTTCAACGAAACCGCCGGAGCGCAAAAACCATGA
- a CDS encoding P-II family nitrogen regulator, with protein sequence MKQITAIVKPFKLEDVREALAEVGVTGLTVTEVKGFGRQKGHTELYRGAEYVVDFLPKMKVEVVVNEGDVERCIEAIVNSARTGKIGDGKIFVTGVERIVRIRTGEENENAV encoded by the coding sequence ATGAAGCAGATCACCGCCATCGTCAAACCCTTCAAGCTCGAGGACGTACGCGAAGCCCTGGCTGAGGTGGGCGTTACCGGGCTCACAGTGACCGAGGTCAAGGGCTTCGGGCGCCAGAAGGGGCACACCGAGCTCTATCGTGGTGCGGAATACGTGGTCGACTTCCTGCCGAAGATGAAGGTGGAAGTGGTCGTCAACGAAGGCGACGTGGAGCGTTGCATCGAAGCCATCGTCAATTCCGCGCGCACCGGCAAGATCGGCGACGGCAAGATCTTCGTCACCGGCGTGGAGCGCATCGTGCGCATCCGCACCGGCGAGGAAAACGAGAACGCAGTGTAG
- a CDS encoding TIGR00730 family Rossman fold protein translates to MNPEFSICVYCGSRPGERVEFSRAAQAVGQWIGQHGGQLVYGGGRTGLMGTVAEATRNAGGRVVGIIPKALVDRELANPLCDELHVVDTMHERKAMMGERADAFVALPGGIGTFEELFEIWTWRQLGYHDKPTGILNTAGYYDGLLGFLAHSVREGFMGDWQMELIRTGTNPTELLSALRAEVPLHPRDDRLAENL, encoded by the coding sequence ATGAATCCTGAATTTTCGATCTGTGTATATTGCGGCTCGCGCCCCGGCGAGCGAGTCGAGTTTTCCAGGGCCGCGCAAGCAGTCGGCCAGTGGATCGGCCAGCACGGCGGCCAGCTGGTCTACGGCGGTGGACGCACCGGCCTCATGGGCACGGTGGCCGAAGCCACCCGCAACGCCGGCGGCCGCGTGGTCGGCATCATTCCCAAGGCGCTGGTCGACCGGGAGCTGGCCAACCCCCTGTGCGACGAGCTCCACGTGGTCGACACCATGCACGAACGCAAGGCCATGATGGGCGAGCGCGCCGATGCCTTCGTCGCGCTGCCGGGCGGCATCGGCACCTTCGAGGAACTGTTCGAGATCTGGACCTGGCGCCAGCTCGGCTACCACGACAAGCCCACCGGCATTCTCAATACCGCGGGCTACTACGACGGTTTGCTGGGATTCCTGGCGCACAGCGTGCGCGAGGGCTTCATGGGCGATTGGCAGATGGAACTGATCCGCACCGGCACCAACCCCACCGAACTGCTCAGCGCGCTGCGCGCCGAAGTGCCCCTGCACCCCCGAGACGACCGCCTGGCCGAAAACCTGTAG
- a CDS encoding diacylglycerol kinase, producing MSALPKLPDPAVNPQKARKGLERVWHATLISLHGLRAGWSEPAFRQEAIMAIVMIPAAFWLGRSWVEVALLAGSAILVMIVELLNTAVEAAIDRIGPEWHDLSKRAKDMGSAAVLLSLTLCGGIWLAALWHRFAS from the coding sequence ATGAGTGCCCTGCCCAAGCTGCCCGACCCCGCCGTGAACCCGCAAAAGGCCCGCAAGGGCCTGGAGCGCGTATGGCATGCCACGCTGATCTCGCTGCACGGCCTTCGCGCGGGCTGGAGCGAGCCGGCGTTCCGCCAGGAAGCCATCATGGCCATCGTGATGATCCCGGCGGCCTTCTGGCTTGGCCGCAGCTGGGTCGAAGTGGCCCTGCTCGCCGGCAGTGCCATCCTCGTGATGATCGTCGAGCTGCTCAACACCGCGGTCGAAGCCGCCATCGACCGCATCGGGCCCGAATGGCACGACCTCTCCAAGCGCGCCAAGGACATGGGCAGCGCCGCCGTGCTGCTGTCGCTCACCCTGTGCGGCGGCATCTGGCTGGCGGCGCTGTGGCATCGCTTCGCGTCATGA
- a CDS encoding RDD family protein produces the protein MASNSSGIPESNPSSPLADNPPSAPLLIVPGLWRRMACWLYEGMLLFAVVFVAGWLFSTLGQMRDAMDSRRHLLQAFLFVVFGVYFVWFWTRGQTLAMKTWNIRIVDVYGRPITQARALARYLLSWIWFLPPLAAIAPFKLSGGESTVLIFGWVAVWALLARFHPERQFWHDAWAGTRLITSKPMSRR, from the coding sequence ATGGCTTCAAATTCTTCCGGCATACCGGAATCGAATCCCTCCTCTCCGCTCGCAGACAATCCCCCCAGCGCTCCTCTTCTGATAGTGCCCGGCCTGTGGCGGCGCATGGCTTGCTGGCTCTATGAGGGCATGCTGCTGTTCGCGGTGGTGTTCGTTGCAGGCTGGCTGTTCAGCACGCTCGGCCAGATGCGGGACGCCATGGATTCCCGCCGGCACCTGCTCCAGGCCTTCCTGTTCGTGGTGTTCGGCGTCTATTTCGTCTGGTTCTGGACCCGGGGCCAGACGCTGGCCATGAAGACCTGGAACATCCGCATCGTCGATGTGTACGGGCGCCCCATCACCCAGGCCCGGGCGCTCGCGCGCTACCTGCTCAGCTGGATCTGGTTTTTGCCGCCGCTGGCCGCCATCGCGCCTTTCAAGCTTTCGGGGGGAGAATCCACGGTGCTGATCTTCGGATGGGTCGCCGTCTGGGCATTGCTGGCGCGCTTTCACCCCGAGCGCCAGTTCTGGCACGACGCCTGGGCCGGTACGCGGCTCATAACCTCCAAGCCGATGAGCCGCCGATGA
- a CDS encoding DUF3106 domain-containing protein, whose amino-acid sequence MRRPPVSRTDTPRPLRPPTSGAVIWAGVLAAALFGLTLADAQTHSEPKSAGSGAQAASPSSASKTAPATKPYWSELTAEQQQALRPLASHWHALNPGHKRKWLALSRNYANMSADDQSTLHSRMIEWAALSNQQRAQARLNFAEVKRVPADERKAKWEQYQALSEDEKRRLAARAPAKPRGAAIPVRPVPAQKLVTVPAVTPAGQHTPRIMLAPPASPAAAPSAAIMVASPPERVPPIVSTPSPSGASVTSGAPAATSALQPIPAEAQVPMPSAAVQVSPPASASNAAGRAAEQVTPP is encoded by the coding sequence ATGCGACGCCCTCCCGTTTCCCGCACCGATACGCCTCGTCCGCTGCGCCCGCCCACGTCGGGCGCTGTCATTTGGGCGGGCGTCCTTGCCGCTGCGTTGTTCGGCCTGACGCTCGCCGACGCCCAGACGCATTCGGAGCCCAAATCCGCCGGCAGCGGCGCGCAGGCGGCGTCGCCGTCTTCGGCCTCGAAAACCGCCCCGGCCACCAAGCCCTACTGGAGCGAACTCACCGCGGAGCAGCAGCAGGCGCTGCGGCCGCTCGCGTCGCATTGGCACGCCCTGAATCCGGGCCACAAGCGCAAATGGCTGGCACTGTCACGCAACTACGCGAACATGTCGGCCGATGACCAAAGCACCCTGCACAGCCGAATGATCGAATGGGCGGCCCTGAGCAATCAGCAGCGGGCCCAGGCGCGCCTGAACTTCGCCGAGGTGAAGCGTGTCCCTGCCGACGAACGCAAGGCCAAGTGGGAGCAGTACCAGGCCTTGAGCGAGGACGAAAAGCGCCGGCTGGCGGCTCGCGCCCCCGCCAAGCCGCGCGGCGCTGCCATTCCGGTGCGCCCCGTACCCGCCCAGAAGCTCGTGACGGTGCCGGCCGTGACGCCGGCCGGGCAGCACACGCCGCGCATCATGCTGGCCCCGCCCGCCTCGCCAGCGGCGGCACCTTCCGCGGCCATCATGGTGGCCTCGCCGCCGGAGCGCGTTCCGCCTATCGTGTCCACGCCCTCCCCGTCCGGCGCATCCGTCACATCCGGTGCGCCCGCCGCAACCTCCGCCTTGCAGCCGATTCCGGCCGAAGCGCAAGTGCCCATGCCTTCGGCTGCGGTGCAGGTTTCACCGCCAGCATCCGCTTCCAATGCCGCGGGCCGTGCCGCCGAGCAGGTCACGCCCCCCTGA
- a CDS encoding DUF3619 family protein, with the protein MNTKVPTSSFAAEDQFGQRVAARLSDGSQKLPHDIGERLRVARAQAVAMRKQAPQLRSASVVMQSGHVATMGGGWWTRIGSVVPLIALVAGLITISVMQDEDRASELAEVDSALLTDDLPPAAYTDPGFAQFLKADGASD; encoded by the coding sequence ATGAACACTAAGGTTCCAACCTCTTCTTTTGCTGCCGAGGATCAATTCGGCCAGCGCGTCGCTGCGCGGCTGTCCGACGGCAGCCAGAAGCTGCCGCACGACATCGGCGAGCGGCTGCGGGTGGCGCGCGCGCAAGCCGTCGCCATGCGCAAGCAGGCGCCCCAGTTGCGGTCGGCTTCGGTGGTCATGCAGTCCGGGCACGTGGCAACGATGGGCGGTGGCTGGTGGACCCGCATCGGTTCGGTGGTGCCCCTGATTGCGCTGGTTGCAGGGCTGATCACCATCAGCGTGATGCAGGACGAGGACCGCGCCAGCGAACTGGCCGAAGTCGATTCCGCCCTGCTGACGGACGATCTTCCCCCGGCCGCCTACACCGACCCTGGTTTTGCCCAGTTTCTCAAGGCTGATGGCGCTTCCGACTGA
- a CDS encoding RNA polymerase sigma factor — MATEQELSDFLKSVERRAFKRSVYHVRDEEAALDIVQDSMMKLAQHYGDKPPEELPMLFQRILSNCTLDWFRRQKTRRALFSNLGDFESAGDDGDFDLLENFVSPTDSRETESAEDTTRRAQIFHEIEEQIAALPGRQREAFLMRYWEEMDVAETAAAMGCSEGSVKTHCSRAVHALSKALKAKGISL; from the coding sequence TTGGCCACTGAACAAGAACTTTCCGACTTTCTGAAGAGCGTCGAACGGCGCGCTTTCAAGCGCTCGGTCTACCACGTGCGGGACGAGGAGGCGGCGCTCGACATCGTGCAAGACAGCATGATGAAGCTGGCGCAGCACTACGGCGACAAGCCGCCGGAAGAGCTGCCAATGCTGTTCCAGCGCATTCTTTCGAATTGCACGCTCGACTGGTTCCGCCGGCAGAAGACCCGCCGCGCCCTGTTCTCTAACCTTGGCGACTTCGAATCTGCCGGCGACGACGGGGATTTCGATCTGCTGGAGAACTTCGTCTCGCCAACCGACTCCAGAGAAACGGAGAGTGCCGAGGACACGACCCGTCGCGCCCAGATCTTCCATGAGATCGAAGAACAGATCGCGGCTTTGCCTGGTCGTCAACGCGAGGCTTTCCTGATGCGTTACTGGGAAGAAATGGATGTGGCGGAGACGGCCGCTGCAATGGGCTGCTCCGAAGGCAGCGTCAAAACCCATTGTTCGCGGGCCGTGCACGCCCTGAGCAAGGCGCTCAAAGCCAAGGGAATTTCGCTATGA
- a CDS encoding acetolactate synthase 3 catalytic subunit produces MEISKAELASAAAASSGAGNPTQELMGAEVLVKALQAEGVQYIWGYPGGAVLYIYDAFYKQDTIQHVLVRHEQAAVHAADGYARATGEVGVALVTSGPGLTNAVTGIATAYMDSIPMVIISGQVPTAAIGLDAFQECDTVGITRPIVKHNFLVKDPKDLAMTMKKAFHIARSGRPGPVVVDVPKDVSFKKVAYAGYPDKVEMRSYNPVRKGHGGQIRKALQLLLNAKRPYIYTGGGVLLGNACNELRTLVDMLGYPVTNTLMGLGAYPASDRKFLGMLGMHGTIEANNAMQNCDVLLAVGARFDDRVIGNPKHFATNERKIIHVDIDPSSISKRVKVDIPIVGDVKDVLTELISMIRESTTKPDAGALADWWKTIEAWRSRDCLKYDRGNKDVIKPQYVVETLWNMTKDADAYITSDVGQHQMWAAQYYRFDEPRRWINSGGLGTMGVGIPYAMGIKLAKPDSEVFTITGEGSVQMCIQELSTCLQYNTPIKICSLNNRYLGMVRQWQEIEYSGRYSHSYMDALPNFVKLAEAYGHVGMLIERPQDVEPALREARKLKDRTVFMDFRTDPTENVFPMVKAGMGITEMLLGSEDL; encoded by the coding sequence ATGGAAATCTCGAAGGCGGAACTCGCTTCCGCAGCAGCCGCGTCCTCTGGCGCCGGCAACCCAACGCAAGAACTCATGGGCGCTGAAGTGCTGGTCAAGGCACTGCAGGCCGAAGGCGTCCAGTACATCTGGGGCTACCCCGGCGGCGCGGTTCTGTACATCTACGACGCGTTCTACAAGCAGGACACCATCCAGCACGTGCTGGTACGCCATGAGCAGGCAGCCGTCCACGCGGCTGACGGCTATGCGCGCGCCACTGGCGAGGTCGGCGTGGCGCTGGTTACCTCGGGCCCTGGCCTCACCAATGCCGTCACCGGCATCGCCACGGCGTACATGGACTCGATCCCGATGGTGATCATCTCGGGCCAGGTACCCACCGCCGCCATCGGCCTGGATGCCTTCCAGGAATGCGACACCGTGGGCATCACCCGCCCCATCGTGAAGCACAACTTCCTCGTCAAGGACCCGAAGGATCTGGCCATGACGATGAAAAAGGCCTTCCACATCGCACGCAGCGGCCGGCCCGGCCCGGTGGTGGTGGACGTGCCCAAGGACGTTTCCTTCAAGAAGGTGGCCTACGCCGGCTATCCCGACAAGGTCGAGATGCGCTCGTACAACCCGGTGCGCAAGGGCCACGGCGGCCAGATCCGCAAGGCGCTGCAGCTGCTGCTGAACGCCAAGCGTCCCTACATCTATACGGGCGGCGGCGTGCTGCTGGGCAACGCCTGCAACGAACTGCGCACGCTGGTCGACATGCTCGGCTACCCGGTCACCAACACGCTGATGGGCCTGGGCGCCTACCCGGCGAGCGACCGCAAGTTCCTGGGCATGCTGGGCATGCACGGCACCATCGAAGCCAACAACGCGATGCAGAACTGCGACGTGCTGCTGGCCGTGGGCGCGCGCTTCGACGACCGCGTGATCGGCAACCCCAAGCACTTCGCGACGAACGAACGCAAGATCATCCACGTCGACATCGATCCGTCGAGCATCTCCAAGCGCGTGAAGGTCGACATCCCGATCGTCGGCGACGTGAAGGACGTGCTCACCGAGCTGATCTCGATGATCCGCGAGAGCACCACCAAGCCCGACGCCGGCGCATTGGCCGACTGGTGGAAGACCATCGAGGCCTGGCGCTCGCGCGACTGCCTCAAGTACGACCGCGGCAACAAGGACGTGATCAAGCCGCAGTACGTGGTCGAAACCCTCTGGAACATGACCAAGGACGCCGACGCGTACATCACGTCGGACGTGGGCCAGCACCAGATGTGGGCCGCGCAGTACTACCGCTTCGACGAGCCGCGCCGCTGGATCAATTCGGGCGGCCTGGGCACCATGGGCGTGGGCATTCCGTATGCCATGGGCATCAAGCTCGCGAAGCCCGATTCGGAAGTGTTCACCATCACCGGCGAAGGCTCGGTGCAGATGTGCATCCAGGAACTCTCCACCTGCCTGCAGTACAACACGCCGATCAAGATCTGCTCGCTCAACAACCGTTACCTCGGCATGGTGCGCCAGTGGCAGGAGATCGAATACTCCGGCCGCTACAGCCACAGTTACATGGATGCGCTGCCCAACTTCGTGAAGCTGGCCGAGGCCTACGGGCACGTCGGCATGCTGATCGAGCGCCCGCAGGACGTGGAGCCGGCGCTGCGCGAAGCACGCAAGCTCAAGGACCGCACGGTGTTCATGGATTTCCGCACCGACCCCACCGAGAACGTGTTCCCGATGGTCAAGGCCGGCATGGGCATCACCGAAATGCTGCTGGGTTCCGAAGATCTCTGA
- the ilvN gene encoding acetolactate synthase small subunit, whose amino-acid sequence MKHIIAVLLENEPGALSRVVGLFSARGYNIESLTVAPTEDASLSRMTIVTAGSDDVIEQITKHLNRLIEVVKVVDLTEGAYTERELMMVKVRAVGKEREEMMRMAEIFRGRIIDVTDKSYTIELTGDHGKNDAFLEAIDRSAILETVRTGASGIGRGERILRV is encoded by the coding sequence ATGAAACACATCATCGCAGTGCTGCTGGAAAACGAGCCGGGTGCTCTTTCCCGCGTGGTGGGCCTGTTCTCGGCCCGCGGCTACAACATCGAATCGCTGACCGTCGCACCGACCGAGGACGCGAGCCTCTCGCGCATGACGATCGTCACGGCCGGCTCGGACGACGTGATCGAGCAGATCACCAAGCATCTGAACCGGCTGATCGAAGTAGTGAAGGTCGTCGACTTGACCGAAGGCGCGTATACGGAGCGCGAACTCATGATGGTGAAGGTGCGCGCAGTCGGCAAGGAGCGCGAGGAAATGATGCGCATGGCCGAGATCTTCCGCGGCCGCATCATCGACGTCACGGACAAGAGCTACACCATCGAACTCACCGGCGACCACGGCAAGAACGACGCTTTCCTGGAAGCGATCGACCGTAGCGCTATCCTCGAGACTGTCCGCACCGGTGCCAGCGGCATTGGGCGCGGCGAGCGCATCCTGCGCGTGTAG
- a CDS encoding DUF4282 domain-containing protein has protein sequence MQDLLGFEKMVTPIVIRILYFLGLLVVLISGVGALFSGGFRGILSGFAILIFGAIMVRVYSELLILLFRIHDNLVSINQQMKDRNPSGQL, from the coding sequence ATGCAAGACTTGCTGGGCTTCGAGAAGATGGTCACCCCGATCGTCATCCGGATACTGTATTTCCTGGGGTTGCTGGTGGTATTGATTTCCGGCGTGGGCGCGCTCTTCAGCGGCGGCTTCAGAGGCATTCTTTCCGGCTTCGCCATCTTGATTTTTGGCGCGATCATGGTTCGCGTCTACAGCGAATTGCTGATCCTGCTGTTCCGCATTCACGACAACCTCGTGTCCATCAACCAGCAAATGAAGGACCGGAATCCCTCCGGCCAACTGTGA